The Methanotorris formicicus Mc-S-70 genome includes a window with the following:
- a CDS encoding MJ0307 family thioredoxin, whose translation MVKVEVFTSPMCPHCPAAKRVVEEVASEIDGIEVEYIDAMKEPERAAKYGIMAVPTIVIDGEVTFIGAPTKEALVEEIKKKM comes from the coding sequence ATGGTTAAAGTAGAGGTTTTCACATCACCAATGTGCCCACATTGTCCAGCGGCAAAGAGGGTTGTTGAAGAAGTTGCAAGTGAAATTGATGGAATTGAGGTCGAGTATATTGATGCCATGAAAGAACCTGAAAGAGCGGCCAAATATGGCATAATGGCAGTACCAACAATTGTTATTGATGGAGAAGTTACGTTCATCGGTGCTCCAACAAAAGAGGCATTAGTAGAGGAAATTAAAAAGAAGATGTAA